The genomic interval CTGGGGATCCATGAGGAGGGCCAGGTAGAGTCCGGCCGCGACGATCGCGGCGAGGGGGACCGCCGGGACGAGCACGATCTCCGCGCTCATCGGAGCGAGCAGCCAGCCGGCCGGCAGGGCCACCAGAAGGGACTCGAGCACCGTGAAGTACAGCGCCGCGGCGATCGCGATCAGCAACAGGTGGCGGAGGCCGGCCAGGAGTCCCTGCCGCCGCGCCAGCAGTAGGATGATGATCGGGGCGATGATCACCGCAGCGATCAGGACCAGCGGGGTGGTCAGGCTGCTCGGGTTGGCGCCCGAGCTCAGCCCCGCGGAGCGGAACGGCACCGCGAGAGCGAGCGCTACGAGTTGGGCGCCGATGTAGAGCCCGAACAGCCCCAGCCACCGGACGCTGCGCATCGTCCGTTCAGGGCTGCACGATCGCGTAGGCGTTGTTGCCGAGCACCTTGGTGATCTTCGCGTTGACGCTCATGCCGCGCTGGTTGGCTCCCGTGACGAAGATTACGAAGCCTTCCTTCTTGGCGACGCCGTCGCCCCGGCGTCCGACATCCTCGATCGTCAGCCGGTACACCTCGCCGACCACGACCGGGGCCTTGGGCTTCTCGGGGGTGACGACCCGGCGCATCGTGACGGGGCGCTGGGCGCCGCACGCTTCGCATACGAGGATCGTGAGCCGGCCTTCCTTCGTGAGGTGGGTGTCGGGTCGCTTGCACTCCGAGCAGATCACGTACTTCTCGGTGTATTCCCGGATCCGCTGGGCGATGGCGTCCTTCGCGATGCGGGACTTGAGCACGCCTCGGGGAAGGTCGAGGACCCCGGGGCAGCCGAGTTCCTTGGCGAGGTAGCCGATGACCTGCTCCGGCTCCCGGCGCAGGACCGTCGTGATGTCCTGGAAGTTCCGGATGACCGTCGTCTTGCCGTCGGTGGCGACCACCGGCTCGGGGACCTGGAACCGTTCTCCCCCCGTGCGCACCTCGGGCAACTGCGCCCGAGCGCGTTCGAGGAGCGCTTGATATCCGTCCATGGAAGGAAACCCCGAACCGGGCCGCCCGCAAAAGGGTTGCCGGGCCGCGTGGAGCCGTCCCTCAGTCGGCCGGGAAGGCGTCCAGAAGGCGGAGGACGTGCGTGAGGTCGTGGTCGGACGCTGCGAGCACGTCGGTCGCGGAGTCCCGAACGGCCTGGTCCTCCGGCTTGAAGGCGATGCCGATGCGGCTGCGCCGGAACAGGGCGACATCGATCTCGGAGTTCCCCACGCTCGCCGTCTCATCGGGGTGGATGCCGAGCTGCTCCTGGATCCGAGCGAGCACCTGGTCCTTTTTCTTGATCGGAACGCGTAGGATCCCTTCGTCCGTCAGCTGCCCCGTGGCGTCCGTACGGATCCCATTCGCGAGCACGTAGTCCATCCGGAGCTCCCGCCCCACGCGACGAGCCAGCACGTCGATCCCTCCGCTAACGATCGCGGTGAGGATCCCGCGTTCGCGGAGCCCCCGCATCAGCTCCAGCGCTCCCGGCATGAGCGGCACCTGCGCCAGGATCTCTTCGAGGTCGAAGACCGAGATCCCTGGGCGTACGGTCTTCCAGAGTTGCACATCGGTCCGGATGAACTCGAGGTCGTCGATCGACCCTTCCATGAAGCGGCGGAGCCCCTCCGCATTGGAGAGGCCGAGATGCTCGTGGACGAAGCCCCAGGAGCTGCTGACGTTGACGAGCGTGCCGTCCATGTCGAAGGCGGCCAGTTTAAGCACGGTCGCCTCGCGCGATCGCGTCCGCCTCTTCCAGGATCTTGCTCGAAGGGCGGACCTCCCACGCCGCGAGGTTCGAGTCGATCTGCTCCGGGCGGCTCGCCCCGAACAGGGGCGCCGCACCCCGAGCCTCGAGCCAGTGGAGCGCGATCGAGGCGAGCGGGACGCCGGCCGCGTTGGCCAGCGCCTGGAGAGCGCGTGCACGCTGCTGGACCACCGCGAAGCGATCGGGCTCGAAGATGCGATGCGCGAACCGTCGAACCTCCGCAGGAACCCGCTTTCCCGTGAGATATCGACCGTGCAGGAGCCCGCGCGCGAGCGGCGTGTACGCCTCGATGACCATCCCGCGCGCCCGGCAATACTCGAGGACGGGATCCCCGTCCTCCCGATCGAAGAGGTTGTAGCGGACCTGATTGACGACGATGCGGGCTTCCGAGAGCGCGGCCTGCGCCGTTTCCATCTCTTCGACCGAGAAGTTCGACACGCCGATCGCCCCGATGCGCCCCTCCTTCCAGATCGCCTCCAGGGCGGCCATCGTCTCCTTGAGAGGTACGTGCGAATCGGGAGCATGGACGAGGTAGAGATCCACGTAGGGGCGGCCGAGGCGTTCGAGGCTGCCGACCAAGGATGCGCGGAGCTGCTCCGGTCGCAGGTGTTCCCAGGAGACCTTCGTGACCAGGAAGGAATCCTTCGCGAGCGTCGGGGTTCGGTTCAGCGCTTCCCCGAGCACTCGTTCGGATCGCCCGTTCCCGTACACCTCCGCGGTATCGAACCAACGCATCCCGGCATCGATCGCGTGCTCGAGGCAGCTGCGGGTCTGCTCCTCCTCGGAGCGCTTCCATCGGCCCATGCCCCACAGTCCGAGGCCGAGAGCCGGATGGGGTTTCTTCGAGCCGGGGAGCGGGATCGTGCCGATCGCGGTCCGTGGGGAATCGACCTTGGCGCGCGATGCGCGGGCCTTCCGAGCCGGTGTCATGGTCCCGAACCCTCCGAGGGCCCCGCGCTCTTCAGGTTCGCGTCGATGCGCGTGAGGCGCTCGTCCAGCTCCCGTGCCTTCTCCTCGGCCTCCTGGATGACCGCCGGCGGAGCGCGCTCGCGGAATCCCGGGTCGGCAAGACGCTCGCGGGTTTTCCTCAGTAACGCGGCGAGCTTGTCTCGTTCCCGACGGAGCGTCTCGGTGTCCTCGATCGACGCCGCCGGTCGGAGGATGAAGTACTCTCCCGCCGCCGAGACCCGGGTCGCCGCGCCTTCCGGGGTCGTTTCGCTCGGGCCGAGCAGCTCGAGCGGGTGTACCCGAGCGAGTTTTTCGATGGCCGCACGCTCCGCCATCAACAGAGTGCGGACCTCCTCGTTCTGAGGTCGGATCCAGGCGGAGGGGATCGTCTCGATGGCGACGTGCTCCTCGGCACGCAGGTTCCGCAAGAGCCGGATCGAATCGAGCAGGATCTCCATCCGTGCCTCCGCGAGCGCATCGCGCGGGACCTCCGCGGCCGAGGGCCACGGGGCGATGGTCACCGACTCGCCTTCATGGGGGAGCGCGTGCCACAGTTCTTCCGTCATGTGGGGAACAAAGGGGTGAAGGAGGCGAAGGGATCGCTCGATCACGAACAGGAGCGTTGCCTGCGCAGCCCGTTGACTCACCGCGTCGCCCTTGCCCGCAAGCCGGTCCTTGATGAGCTCGACGTACCGGTCGGCGAGATCGTGCCACAGAAACTGGTAGAGCGAGGTGGCCGCCTGGGTGATCTCGAACCGGGCGAGGGCCGCGTCCACGGCAGAGATCGTCGCGGCGTAGCGTGAGAGGATCCACCGATCCTCGAGCGGGGAGTGGGCGTAAATCGCGGGGGGATCCGCCGGGGGCGCGGTTCCGTTCGGCGTGTGCGACTGGGCGAATCGGGTCAGGTTCCACACCTTCGTCAGGAAGTTGCGGGCGCCCTCGAGGGGCCCGCGTCCGAACGGCCCGTCCTCGTCCGTGGGCGTCGGGAACACGAGCGCGAAGCGCGTCGCGTCGG from Thermoplasmata archaeon carries:
- a CDS encoding HAD-IB family phosphatase, which produces MLKLAAFDMDGTLVNVSSSWGFVHEHLGLSNAEGLRRFMEGSIDDLEFIRTDVQLWKTVRPGISVFDLEEILAQVPLMPGALELMRGLRERGILTAIVSGGIDVLARRVGRELRMDYVLANGIRTDATGQLTDEGILRVPIKKKDQVLARIQEQLGIHPDETASVGNSEIDVALFRRSRIGIAFKPEDQAVRDSATDVLAASDHDLTHVLRLLDAFPAD
- a CDS encoding translation initiation factor IF-2 subunit beta, translated to MDGYQALLERARAQLPEVRTGGERFQVPEPVVATDGKTTVIRNFQDITTVLRREPEQVIGYLAKELGCPGVLDLPRGVLKSRIAKDAIAQRIREYTEKYVICSECKRPDTHLTKEGRLTILVCEACGAQRPVTMRRVVTPEKPKAPVVVGEVYRLTIEDVGRRGDGVAKKEGFVIFVTGANQRGMSVNAKITKVLGNNAYAIVQP
- a CDS encoding aldo/keto reductase, giving the protein MTPARKARASRAKVDSPRTAIGTIPLPGSKKPHPALGLGLWGMGRWKRSEEEQTRSCLEHAIDAGMRWFDTAEVYGNGRSERVLGEALNRTPTLAKDSFLVTKVSWEHLRPEQLRASLVGSLERLGRPYVDLYLVHAPDSHVPLKETMAALEAIWKEGRIGAIGVSNFSVEEMETAQAALSEARIVVNQVRYNLFDREDGDPVLEYCRARGMVIEAYTPLARGLLHGRYLTGKRVPAEVRRFAHRIFEPDRFAVVQQRARALQALANAAGVPLASIALHWLEARGAAPLFGASRPEQIDSNLAAWEVRPSSKILEEADAIARGDRA